TCGTTGTAGCTGGCGGGAACGGCGATCTCGAGCGGGTTCGCCAGCGGCGCCTTCCAGCGCTCCTCGACGTCTCCGCGGTCGACGGCGAAGTTCCAGAGTCCGTCAAGATTGACGAGCTCGCGGGTGGCAGTGGACTGGGGCTTCAGCATTGATCGCCTTTCTCTCCGCGTCGTTGCGACTGCATCACGGCGCCGGCTCGGAAGCCGATGGCGGTGGGGGGATATTCCAGTGAAACACACCGCTTCCCGGAATGGCAAGCGGTTGCCATTACTCCCAGCGCACGCTCAGCGCTGCGAGCCGCCGCGAGCCGCTGAGACTCGCCGGGGCGGGTTGCCTCACGCGTCGAGCTCGGCTCAAGTCGGTCGTTTGGTCCTTCCGGATGGCCGGGAAGAACGAAAGTGCAGACCCGAAATAGCTGAGCGGATGTCGCGCGCCTCGAGCTCTCCTCAAGTCGGCCATTCGGTTCTTCCGTTCGCGCGGGAACAACCAAACCGCGGACCTCACGCGTGAGAGCCGCGCCTCCCCTACGAGAGCAGTTCGAAGATCACACCGTTCGGATCGCTGAACTCTGCGATCCGGCCCGGCCCGCCCTGCCGGTTGCGCGTACCGGCGCCCACAGCGCTCACCCCGAGCTGCTGCAGGGCCGCATCCACGTCGTCGACCCGCAACGCGATGTGCTGAAATCCCGACGGCCCCACCGGTTCGTCATCGGCGTGCAGCTCGACCATGTCGCCGCCCACCCCGACGTAGCTGATCGCGAAGTCGGAGCCGGGGATCTCAATGGTCCGCAGCCGGTCCAGCCCCAGCGTGCCGGCGTAGAAGCCAAGCGACGCGTGCAGGTCCTCCGCGTGCACGGCGACGTGATCGATCGCCCTGATGATCGGATGCGTGAGCGTGCGGTCGCGCACCGGAGCATCGCGTTGCAGCAATTCGACGCGCGCACCGCTGGGGTCCGCCACGAACGCGGTGCGGCCGACCCCGCTGCCGGCCGTCGCCGGCGCAGACTGCGACACGTAGCCCGCGGCAATGAGTGCCGCATAGTCGCCGTCCAGGTCATCCGACAGGAATGCGATGTGGTCGATGCCGACCGGCCGCTCCGCGGTCACCTGCGGCATGTGCAACAGCTCGATGAACCCACCGGCCACCTGCACATAGACGATATCGAGACCGATGCTCTCGACCCGGGCGGTCCAGGCGACCGTGCCGCCGAGCACCGTGGTGTAGAACTCGACCGACTCGTCGCGGTCGCGCACGAGGATGGCGACGTGGTTCAGCTCGGTGATCACGCGGGTGCGCTCCTTCGGTTGCGGTGCGGCGACCGAACTCAGGCGAAGTCGGCCAGGCGCGCCTCGACGGCGGCCACCGCTCCGGCGTCCGCTGCCAGGGTCGGGTCAACGACCGCAAGCAGCGGCACGATGCTGGCGTCGGATGCGCCGGCGTCGGATGCCGCGGCCTTGACCTTCTCGTCGGCACGGTCCGCCGGCACATTACCCGCTCGCACGGCCTGAACCCACGCGGCGAGGGCGCGGGCGGCGCCCTCCCCCTCGCGGCCGGCTGCCCGCTCGGCAAGCAGGATCGGCGCGATGCGCACGCGCAGCTTGGTGACGCCGTCCATGCCGATCTGCGCGAGCTTGTGCTGGATGCGGCCGTTGTCGAAGCGGTCGAGCAGCGCGGCGCGGTAGGTGTCGAGGTCGAGGCCTTCGGTGGGCAGGTGGGCGACCGCCTCGTCCCAGAACTCCTGCACCCAGCCACGGCAGACCGGGTCAGCGATCGCCTCGGCGACGGTGGCATGTCCGCGGGCGGCTCCGGCGTAGGCGAGCAGGGTGTGCGCGCCGTTCAGCAACCAGAGCTTGCGGTTCTCGAACGGTTCGATGTCGTCGACGAAGCGGGCTCCGGCGTCCTCCCAGCGGGGTCGGCCGGCGGGGAACTCGCCGCTCAGTACCCAGTCGCTGAACGGTTCGGTGACCACCGGTGACCGGTCGGCCCAGCCGGTGAGCTCGGCGACCGTGTCGATGTCGTCCTGCACGGTCTTCGGGGTGATCCGGTCGATCGAGGTCGACACGAACGACACCTGCTCGGCCAGGTAGGCGCGCAGTTCTGGCGTGGCGTGCTCGGCGAGGGCGAGCAGTCCCGAGCGGATGAAGTCACCGTTCGAGGGCATGTTGTCGCAGGAGACGACGGCGATCGGGCCGGCGTTCGCGCGGCGGCGCGCCTCAAGCCCGACCAGCAGTCGGACGAGGGTGGATCCGGGGCCGTCGGTCAGGTCGAGCTTGTCGCCGCCCAGGTTCGCGTCGAGCCAGGCCAGGTCGGAGCGCACCTGCTCGTCGGATTCGTCCGGCTGGCCCTCTGCGGTGAGCCGGTAGCCGGCCTCGGTGATGGTCAGGGTGATGATGGCGGTGGGTGCCGCGGCGATGGTGCTGACCAGGTCGTCGAGGTCGCCGCCGTC
This Salinibacterium sp. ZJ450 DNA region includes the following protein-coding sequences:
- a CDS encoding VOC family protein translates to MITELNHVAILVRDRDESVEFYTTVLGGTVAWTARVESIGLDIVYVQVAGGFIELLHMPQVTAERPVGIDHIAFLSDDLDGDYAALIAAGYVSQSAPATAGSGVGRTAFVADPSGARVELLQRDAPVRDRTLTHPIIRAIDHVAVHAEDLHASLGFYAGTLGLDRLRTIEIPGSDFAISYVGVGGDMVELHADDEPVGPSGFQHIALRVDDVDAALQQLGVSAVGAGTRNRQGGPGRIAEFSDPNGVIFELLS
- a CDS encoding mannitol dehydrogenase family protein, whose product is MTPATPLNRAELARRTGADETAAPVRIVHLGLGAFHRAHQAWYTDAVDENREWGIAAYTGRSPQAAEEIAAQDGLYNLVVRAVDGDSASVIRSISRAVDGGDLDDLVSTIAAAPTAIITLTITEAGYRLTAEGQPDESDEQVRSDLAWLDANLGGDKLDLTDGPGSTLVRLLVGLEARRRANAGPIAVVSCDNMPSNGDFIRSGLLALAEHATPELRAYLAEQVSFVSTSIDRITPKTVQDDIDTVAELTGWADRSPVVTEPFSDWVLSGEFPAGRPRWEDAGARFVDDIEPFENRKLWLLNGAHTLLAYAGAARGHATVAEAIADPVCRGWVQEFWDEAVAHLPTEGLDLDTYRAALLDRFDNGRIQHKLAQIGMDGVTKLRVRIAPILLAERAAGREGEGAARALAAWVQAVRAGNVPADRADEKVKAAASDAGASDASIVPLLAVVDPTLAADAGAVAAVEARLADFA